A genomic segment from Gemmatimonadota bacterium encodes:
- a CDS encoding DinB family protein translates to MEFELAAGIALLERTPATLRAMLIGLPAEWVNATEGPESWSPYDILGHLVHGEQTDWIPRAAIILAQGSDRRFTVFDRFAQFRESEGKTTTDLLDEFDAHRKASLATLSGWQLTEAQLTLEGIHPEFGPVTLRQLLATWVAHDLGHIAQIARVMAKEYREAVGPWRAYLPVLDR, encoded by the coding sequence ATGGAGTTCGAGCTTGCCGCTGGCATCGCTTTGCTCGAACGTACTCCTGCCACGCTGCGGGCGATGCTCATCGGGCTGCCCGCGGAGTGGGTCAATGCCACTGAAGGGCCCGAGAGCTGGAGTCCGTATGACATCCTCGGGCATCTCGTCCACGGTGAACAGACCGATTGGATCCCCCGGGCAGCCATCATCCTCGCGCAGGGGAGTGACCGTCGCTTCACCGTGTTCGATCGCTTCGCGCAGTTCCGAGAGAGTGAGGGGAAGACAACGACCGACCTGCTCGATGAATTCGACGCGCATCGCAAGGCGAGTCTCGCCACGCTCTCTGGTTGGCAATTGACCGAGGCACAGCTGACGCTCGAAGGGATCCATCCCGAGTTCGGGCCGGTGACCCTGCGCCAGCTCCTTGCGACCTGGGTCGCCCACGACCTCGGCCACATCGCCCAGATCGCCCGCGTGATGGCGAAGGAGTATCGCGAGGCAGTAGGACCGTGGCGCGCGTATCTGCCGGTGCTTGACCGATGA
- a CDS encoding HPF/RaiA family ribosome-associated protein, whose protein sequence is MHIQLNTDHNIKGTEALTEQIDASVSEILNHVGSQVTRVEIHLSDLNGDTKTGPNEIRCLMEARLAGHQPMVVSYESESVMQAVDGAAHKLKTVLESTLARLASR, encoded by the coding sequence ATGCATATCCAGCTCAATACCGATCACAACATCAAGGGCACCGAGGCACTCACCGAACAGATTGATGCGTCGGTGTCGGAAATTCTCAACCATGTCGGCTCGCAGGTTACCCGGGTCGAGATTCACCTCAGCGACCTCAACGGCGACACCAAGACCGGCCCGAACGAGATCCGTTGTCTGATGGAGGCTCGCCTCGCCGGTCACCAGCCGATGGTGGTGAGTTACGAGTCGGAGAGTGTGATGCAAGCCGTCGATGGCGCGGCCCACAAGCTCAAGACCGTCCTCGAGAGCACCCTCGCCCGGCTGGCGAGCCGCTAG